Proteins encoded within one genomic window of Spirochaeta cellobiosiphila DSM 17781:
- a CDS encoding permease, protein MSDKKSTSEHKRSSLITYLPILSVIILIIIFNSTLVAQGEYKLDTFFTIFLSIFLEALPFLLLGTLLSSAIEILVSKDFFERMLPKNPYLGIIVASFMGIFMPICECAIVPLTGRLVKKGVPLYIATTLLLSVPILNPLVLLSTYYAFRTSLSMLFLRVIGGVIIANIIGILTMIFFRKKGAEMLLNKENPFEIHNHSHDHSKENKLSAILDHTFEEFFDVGKYFIMGALLSAAFQTYLPRSILYGVGATPILSVLIMVLVAFVLSVCSEADAFIARSYMGQFSYGSILSFLTLGPMIDIKNTLMLAGRFKRGYVLFLMASIFILNIAFGIIVNYLI, encoded by the coding sequence TTGAGTGATAAGAAATCTACTTCAGAACATAAGAGATCATCATTAATAACTTACCTACCAATTTTGTCTGTTATTATATTGATCATTATTTTTAACAGTACCCTGGTAGCCCAGGGTGAATATAAACTGGACACCTTCTTTACTATATTTCTCAGTATATTTTTAGAGGCTCTTCCTTTTTTATTACTGGGAACACTTTTATCATCAGCAATAGAAATCTTAGTATCAAAAGATTTCTTTGAACGTATGCTGCCCAAAAATCCTTATCTGGGCATTATTGTGGCCTCCTTCATGGGGATCTTTATGCCCATATGCGAATGTGCCATTGTCCCCTTAACAGGACGTTTAGTGAAAAAAGGGGTACCCCTCTATATCGCTACGACCTTATTACTTAGTGTACCAATTCTTAATCCACTTGTTCTATTAAGTACTTATTATGCCTTTAGAACCAGCTTATCCATGTTGTTTCTACGTGTCATAGGAGGAGTGATTATTGCCAATATCATTGGGATATTAACAATGATCTTCTTCCGCAAGAAAGGAGCAGAAATGCTTCTGAACAAAGAGAATCCTTTTGAAATACATAATCACAGCCATGACCATTCAAAGGAAAACAAATTAAGCGCTATCCTAGATCATACCTTTGAAGAGTTTTTTGATGTGGGTAAATATTTCATAATGGGAGCCTTACTCTCAGCGGCGTTTCAAACCTACCTACCTAGATCCATATTATACGGCGTAGGGGCAACCCCTATTCTTTCTGTCCTTATCATGGTTTTAGTAGCCTTTGTCTTATCGGTATGTTCGGAAGCGGACGCATTTATTGCACGATCCTATATGGGACAATTCAGTTATGGCTCAATCTTATCCTTTCTGACTCTGGGTCCCATGATAGATATAAAAAATACCCTCATGTTAGCAGGACGGTTTAAACGAGGTTATGTCCTTTTCCTTATGGCGTCCATATTTATCTTGAACATTGCTTTTGGAATCATTGTTAATTATTTGATATAG
- a CDS encoding sirohydrochlorin cobaltochelatase — protein sequence MSSCQSNKYTSSNKEKPVIVIAAFGSSYESGQKNLEDFDIAMRKAFPHNEVTWGFTSSFIVKKLLKQGKTTLFASEVPIRKIDQTLEDLSLVGKKNIVIINFLLMVGSEYRQVMTSHSSELNIKYVHPLLYYPENMPKIIKALESEFGDKDELTVICAHGNEKHPEYNKDFVQMNNYLKEHYSHSYVAVMEGNPEFEEVKEVAQKNDFKAVRFIAFMLTYGDHMSNDVMGEEEDSWKNQLGLPATATGGLASITPIQKIFIDKTKSAIKEF from the coding sequence ATGAGTTCATGTCAAAGCAATAAATATACTTCAAGCAATAAGGAAAAACCTGTTATTGTCATAGCGGCTTTTGGGAGTAGCTATGAGAGTGGCCAGAAAAATCTTGAAGACTTTGATATAGCAATGAGAAAAGCCTTTCCCCATAATGAAGTGACATGGGGATTCACATCTTCCTTTATTGTTAAAAAACTTTTAAAACAAGGCAAAACCACTCTCTTTGCGAGTGAAGTTCCTATTCGAAAGATTGATCAAACGCTAGAAGATTTAAGTCTGGTTGGTAAGAAAAATATTGTCATCATTAATTTTCTTCTTATGGTTGGATCGGAATATAGACAAGTAATGACTTCTCATTCTTCTGAATTAAATATCAAATACGTTCATCCCCTCCTCTACTATCCTGAAAACATGCCAAAGATTATAAAGGCCCTGGAATCAGAATTCGGAGATAAGGATGAACTCACTGTCATTTGTGCTCATGGTAATGAAAAACATCCAGAATATAACAAAGACTTCGTACAAATGAATAATTACCTAAAGGAGCATTATTCCCATAGCTATGTGGCCGTTATGGAAGGGAATCCAGAGTTTGAAGAAGTGAAAGAAGTGGCCCAAAAGAATGACTTTAAGGCTGTCCGCTTCATTGCTTTCATGCTGACCTATGGGGACCATATGTCAAATGATGTCATGGGGGAAGAAGAGGATTCCTGGAAAAACCAACTAGGACTTCCTGCTACAGCCACAGGAGGTTTGGCAAGCATAACTCCTATCCAAAAAATATTCATTGATAAAACAAAATCAGCCATCAAGGAATTCTAA
- a CDS encoding precorrin-8X methylmutase, translated as MNGQSITNKSFQIIEDRLGVLDVTPEQREIIIRIAHTTGDVEFAKTFNMTHEAIMTGVDAIKRGRAVVTDVEMVRTGIRKQLIPQNQVLCFLNDPEVVEAVKHQDTTRSALAMRKAGSVLNEAVVAIGNAPTALFTLMEMIDEGLVTPSLIVGVPVGFVGALESKVELSHKNYTHITNLSERGGSPIAAAIVNGLIVLANR; from the coding sequence ATGAATGGCCAAAGTATAACAAATAAAAGTTTTCAGATTATAGAAGATCGTCTAGGTGTTCTCGATGTCACTCCAGAACAAAGGGAAATCATCATAAGAATTGCCCATACGACGGGCGATGTGGAATTTGCCAAGACATTCAATATGACTCATGAAGCCATTATGACTGGTGTGGATGCTATTAAGAGGGGGCGTGCTGTTGTCACTGATGTGGAGATGGTACGAACAGGGATTCGAAAACAGCTCATTCCCCAGAATCAGGTTTTGTGTTTTCTAAATGATCCGGAAGTGGTAGAAGCCGTCAAACATCAGGACACAACCCGTTCCGCACTGGCCATGAGGAAAGCAGGATCCGTTCTTAATGAGGCTGTGGTTGCCATTGGTAATGCTCCTACGGCTCTCTTCACTCTCATGGAAATGATTGATGAAGGTCTGGTAACTCCTTCTTTGATTGTAGGGGTGCCTGTTGGCTTTGTAGGGGCTCTTGAGTCGAAAGTAGAATTATCTCATAAGAACTATACCCATATTACCAATCTTAGTGAGAGAGGCGGCAGTCCCATAGCCGCGGCTATCGTTAATGGTTTGATCGTATTGGCAAACAGGTAA
- a CDS encoding ABC transporter ATP-binding protein, with product MKLETANLSIYYKQVEALQRINMNLSRPGVYGIVGENGSGKSTLLKSLCGLCQPSSGDILYTNKALKDIPLAERAKLWAYVPQRSHYDRSMQVYDYLILGRKPYFTWTPSTNDHNRVKSVLSLYELDHIASRTMSQISGGERQRVVIGRTILQDTPYVYLDEPTNNLDIKHQLLLMKQLQHYAEQGKIVVMAVHDLNLALRYCDHIYILAKGALLAEGKPEEVLTEKNLNEALQIKGQIHRDDKGKIYLYPEIDM from the coding sequence ATGAAGCTAGAGACGGCGAACTTATCTATCTACTACAAACAGGTTGAGGCCCTTCAGAGGATAAACATGAATTTATCCCGGCCTGGTGTGTATGGGATCGTTGGTGAAAACGGATCTGGAAAGTCCACCTTACTCAAAAGTCTCTGTGGTCTGTGTCAACCTTCCTCGGGAGATATTCTTTATACCAACAAAGCATTAAAAGATATTCCCTTGGCAGAGAGAGCCAAATTATGGGCCTATGTACCTCAACGTAGTCATTATGATAGAAGCATGCAGGTATATGATTATCTAATACTGGGACGTAAGCCTTATTTTACATGGACCCCATCTACTAATGATCATAATAGGGTTAAATCAGTTCTAAGCTTATATGAACTAGATCATATTGCTTCAAGAACCATGAGCCAGATCAGTGGTGGAGAAAGACAGAGAGTGGTAATAGGAAGAACAATTCTGCAGGATACTCCCTATGTATATCTCGATGAACCTACAAATAACCTAGATATCAAACATCAGCTCCTACTAATGAAACAACTCCAGCACTATGCAGAACAGGGTAAGATTGTGGTGATGGCTGTTCATGATCTCAATCTAGCCCTGCGTTATTGTGACCATATCTATATATTAGCGAAGGGTGCACTTCTGGCAGAAGGAAAACCAGAAGAGGTTTTGACAGAAAAGAATCTGAATGAAGCCTTACAAATAAAAGGACAGATACATAGGGATGATAAGGGGAAGATTTATCTATATCCTGAGATTGATATGTAA
- a CDS encoding ABC transporter substrate-binding protein: MESFKTTAFILVILLSPFILFGGGQQTQDESESQDQLQFVDGEGSTVPVKLPVDRIVVLNSGLSSLIVSLGQSDKIVGRDSYSTFPSSLKGIPVVGKNSAHPNMERILSLNPQVVLADAMFKDELIAKLQSLGISVLIEQTSAPSLTADMITRYGALLDCRDRAKEIVNYLAKQDKLIADKVNEGQSLYKGKGKIYFELRKDYHSNSRLSTSQQYLDRAGGINIAADREVSVPVLSPEYIVDVDPDIIIRRASGDLSAKTMKELRSSLMRRPGIAKTTAVQQERVFVIKADLFLTDRYPTAIYYIASWLYPEAFADKSPEQYNAEVMDFLFGSGVTNQTAEIYSYP, from the coding sequence ATGGAATCCTTTAAAACAACGGCTTTCATACTAGTCATCCTCCTTAGCCCTTTTATTCTCTTTGGAGGAGGACAACAAACACAGGATGAATCAGAGTCCCAAGATCAGCTACAGTTTGTAGACGGAGAAGGATCGACTGTCCCTGTTAAACTCCCTGTGGACAGAATCGTAGTCTTAAACTCAGGGCTAAGCTCCTTAATTGTGTCCTTAGGGCAATCAGATAAAATTGTTGGCCGTGATTCTTATTCAACCTTTCCCTCCTCATTAAAAGGAATACCTGTTGTAGGAAAGAATTCTGCCCATCCCAATATGGAAAGGATATTAAGCTTGAATCCCCAGGTGGTTCTGGCAGATGCTATGTTCAAAGATGAGCTGATTGCAAAACTCCAGAGCTTAGGAATATCTGTACTGATAGAACAAACGAGCGCTCCCTCTCTGACAGCAGATATGATTACCAGATATGGAGCTTTACTGGATTGCAGGGATAGGGCAAAGGAAATCGTTAACTACCTGGCAAAACAGGACAAACTCATCGCTGACAAAGTGAATGAGGGGCAATCTTTATACAAGGGAAAAGGGAAGATTTATTTTGAATTACGTAAAGACTATCATTCCAATTCCCGACTATCCACTTCCCAACAATACCTGGATAGGGCGGGAGGCATTAATATAGCAGCAGACAGGGAAGTCTCTGTACCCGTTCTTAGTCCTGAGTATATTGTGGATGTGGATCCGGATATCATCATTCGCAGGGCAAGTGGAGATCTTAGTGCTAAGACAATGAAAGAGCTGCGCTCTTCCCTTATGAGACGACCTGGGATTGCAAAAACAACAGCAGTACAGCAGGAAAGGGTGTTTGTTATTAAGGCAGATTTATTTCTAACAGACCGTTATCCAACGGCTATTTACTATATAGCTTCCTGGTTATACCCCGAAGCCTTTGCCGATAAGTCACCAGAACAATATAATGCAGAAGTAATGGACTTTCTATTTGGTTCAGGAGTTACCAATCAAACAGCAGAGATCTACAGTTACCCTTAA
- the cbiD gene encoding cobalt-precorrin-5B (C(1))-methyltransferase CbiD, which yields MNYKEVLGSVEGKRRGYTTGTTAQAAVKAALQLLILGKTQKDVSVTLPSSSRVYSGKTITIPLAHSELNSEYALVTVVKDSGDDKDDTNGIEITAQVSWNHIEGIQLTGGTGIGMVTGEGLPIPPGEAAINPVPRKMIYQEVMTLLNENQINRGVNIQISAPEGVEMALKTWNPKVGVQGGISIIGTTGVVEPYSEKAFLTSLGIVIRATATQRQSLVICSGYVGDKFLGQTHIPDEAALSVGDFIGFALEQCLRRGITELLIPFHIGKLTKVAAGMFNTHSQYGDARLETIAACLALAGGSSEQVRQILDLSLAEEAVTLIENWHLNSCFNYIAQRAQKRCYERLDKYLTNKGEEAHRYHLETIVLDLKGRPLGWSNSELTLEALCQAFM from the coding sequence GTGAATTACAAGGAAGTTCTCGGTTCTGTTGAAGGGAAACGCCGGGGGTATACCACAGGCACTACTGCCCAGGCTGCAGTTAAAGCGGCTCTTCAATTATTAATCTTAGGTAAAACCCAGAAAGATGTCTCAGTAACCCTTCCTTCCAGTAGCCGTGTCTATAGTGGTAAAACCATAACCATACCTCTTGCACACTCAGAATTAAACTCAGAGTATGCTCTTGTTACAGTGGTAAAAGATTCGGGTGATGATAAAGATGACACAAATGGTATCGAAATAACAGCTCAAGTAAGTTGGAATCATATAGAAGGTATTCAACTAACTGGAGGCACTGGGATTGGTATGGTGACTGGAGAAGGTTTGCCTATCCCTCCAGGAGAAGCGGCTATTAACCCTGTTCCCCGTAAGATGATCTACCAAGAAGTGATGACTCTCCTGAACGAAAACCAAATAAATAGGGGGGTGAATATTCAAATCTCTGCTCCTGAAGGAGTAGAGATGGCCCTTAAAACCTGGAATCCAAAGGTCGGTGTTCAGGGAGGAATATCCATTATTGGAACCACAGGCGTGGTGGAACCCTATTCGGAAAAGGCCTTTTTGACTTCTCTGGGAATCGTTATAAGGGCTACAGCTACCCAGAGGCAATCTTTAGTTATCTGCAGTGGGTACGTAGGGGATAAGTTCTTAGGTCAAACTCATATTCCTGATGAGGCGGCCCTCTCTGTGGGCGATTTTATTGGCTTTGCCCTTGAACAATGTTTAAGGCGTGGTATTACTGAGCTATTAATACCCTTTCATATTGGTAAACTGACGAAGGTGGCTGCGGGAATGTTTAATACCCATAGCCAATATGGAGATGCCCGATTAGAGACTATTGCCGCCTGTTTAGCTTTAGCAGGGGGAAGCTCTGAGCAAGTGAGACAGATTCTTGATTTGTCTTTAGCTGAAGAAGCGGTTACTTTGATTGAGAATTGGCATCTTAATTCCTGCTTTAACTATATTGCCCAAAGGGCTCAAAAGCGTTGTTATGAACGTTTGGATAAGTATCTAACGAATAAGGGAGAAGAGGCACATAGATATCATCTGGAAACCATTGTGCTGGACCTAAAAGGCCGACCCTTAGGGTGGTCCAATTCTGAACTTACACTGGAGGCCTTATGCCAGGCTTTTATGTAA
- a CDS encoding helix-turn-helix transcriptional regulator has product MSDMSLTPKEVAEYLKIAKNTVYEMIKRGELQSFKVGRKIRIDKAAVEALKQNQPPVIDQQIRTPAGSGDIIICGQDIILDILTRCLEAYTPSIRAVRSYKGSYNGLFSLYHDEVNVATAHLWEGHSNTYNLPYVQKMLPGMDVCIVHLVKRIQGLYVKKGNPKNITDWVSLQQKGVTMVNREKGSGTRVLLDEKLRILQIPKSDIRGYDRIVTSHSAAASMVCRGMVDTAPGSEKGAALVAGIDFIPLQTESYDMIFFKEHKDTSPYQAILAILNNPEFQEEISGLGGYDISDMGKVIWE; this is encoded by the coding sequence ATGAGTGATATGTCTTTAACCCCAAAAGAAGTAGCAGAATACTTAAAAATAGCCAAGAATACCGTCTATGAGATGATAAAAAGGGGAGAATTACAGTCTTTTAAGGTGGGAAGGAAGATCCGTATTGATAAGGCTGCCGTTGAAGCTTTAAAACAGAATCAGCCCCCCGTCATAGATCAACAGATAAGGACTCCAGCCGGTTCAGGAGATATTATTATCTGCGGGCAAGATATAATCCTGGATATCCTAACCCGCTGCTTAGAAGCTTATACTCCCTCAATTAGGGCTGTTAGGTCCTATAAGGGCAGCTATAATGGTTTGTTTTCTCTCTATCATGATGAGGTCAATGTTGCTACAGCACATTTATGGGAAGGACATTCTAATACTTATAATCTACCTTATGTTCAGAAAATGCTTCCAGGAATGGATGTCTGTATTGTGCATCTTGTTAAAAGAATCCAGGGCCTGTATGTCAAAAAAGGTAATCCCAAAAATATTACGGACTGGGTAAGCCTACAACAGAAAGGAGTCACTATGGTGAATAGGGAAAAAGGAAGTGGTACTAGGGTGCTTCTTGATGAAAAGCTCAGAATCTTGCAAATTCCCAAGTCAGATATCAGAGGATATGATCGTATAGTGACCTCCCATTCAGCAGCGGCCAGTATGGTCTGTCGGGGAATGGTTGATACAGCTCCCGGTAGTGAAAAGGGTGCTGCCCTGGTCGCTGGTATTGACTTTATTCCCCTCCAGACTGAATCCTACGATATGATCTTTTTCAAAGAACATAAAGATACTTCCCCCTATCAGGCCATCCTGGCCATCTTGAACAATCCAGAATTTCAGGAAGAAATCTCAGGACTAGGGGGCTATGACATTAGCGATATGGGAAAGGTTATCTGGGAATAA
- a CDS encoding cobyrinate a,c-diamide synthase, with product MVDSINKNYPRIVISADRSGSGKTLLSTLIERYWQRSLKVQSFKCGPDYIDPSYHAMATGRSCANLDSRLMSGEQVKALFQKHAEGAQLNIIEGVMGLYDGAGSLDERGSAAHIAKTLKAPVIVILDVKSMARSAGALALGYKVFDPDVNVAGFLLNRVASTRHEALVIRAVEKATGLPVVGSIPVKKELTLPERHLGLIPAWEDYDYIPHYDALLELVEPYINWSLIKEIAEGAPPLGPVYESSPGPPKTYPVKIAYALDKAFHFYYQDNLDMFGHFGAQLVPFSPMEEDALPPGIDGLYLGGGYPEVFAHQLSQNTSMRRSIKDWALNNRPIWGECGGLMYLLDSLVTQEGEEYPMVGVFPGRTIMKKGLRALGYYTGELKADSWMGPKGQSLTGHLFHWSQRENTTEELNHMLDLTKEDSPEVVPDGLFRYQTWAGYLHLHFATNPQVLEGFLQSCWDHKE from the coding sequence ATGGTAGACTCCATAAATAAGAATTATCCCCGTATTGTAATTAGTGCTGACCGCTCTGGTTCCGGAAAAACCCTCCTTAGCACCCTCATCGAAAGGTATTGGCAACGGTCGCTGAAGGTCCAGTCCTTTAAGTGCGGTCCCGACTATATCGACCCCTCTTATCATGCTATGGCCACTGGTAGAAGTTGTGCTAATCTGGATAGTAGATTGATGTCTGGTGAACAAGTTAAAGCTCTCTTTCAAAAACACGCTGAAGGAGCACAACTTAATATTATAGAAGGAGTTATGGGGTTGTACGATGGGGCTGGCTCATTAGATGAAAGGGGAAGCGCGGCTCATATTGCCAAAACCTTAAAAGCCCCGGTTATAGTGATTCTGGATGTCAAATCCATGGCTCGTTCAGCTGGGGCCCTAGCCTTAGGGTATAAAGTCTTTGACCCGGACGTTAATGTAGCAGGTTTTCTCTTAAATCGTGTTGCCAGTACTCGTCATGAAGCTCTCGTCATTAGAGCTGTGGAAAAGGCGACAGGTCTTCCTGTTGTAGGAAGCATACCCGTAAAAAAAGAATTAACCCTTCCTGAAAGGCATCTGGGCTTGATTCCTGCCTGGGAAGATTATGACTATATTCCCCATTATGATGCTTTATTAGAGTTGGTGGAACCTTATATTAATTGGTCTTTGATTAAGGAAATAGCTGAAGGAGCTCCACCTTTAGGTCCTGTTTATGAATCATCACCTGGCCCCCCCAAAACTTATCCTGTCAAAATAGCCTACGCTTTGGATAAGGCTTTTCATTTTTATTATCAGGACAACCTGGATATGTTTGGTCATTTTGGGGCTCAGCTCGTTCCCTTTAGTCCGATGGAAGAGGATGCTCTTCCCCCGGGAATAGATGGTTTATACTTAGGGGGAGGTTATCCGGAAGTTTTTGCCCATCAGTTATCCCAGAATACTAGCATGCGTAGAAGCATTAAGGATTGGGCTCTCAATAACAGACCTATCTGGGGGGAATGCGGTGGATTAATGTACCTTCTGGATAGCCTGGTAACCCAGGAAGGAGAGGAGTATCCCATGGTCGGAGTGTTTCCTGGGCGGACGATTATGAAGAAAGGCCTTCGTGCTTTAGGATATTATACAGGAGAATTAAAAGCAGATTCCTGGATGGGGCCAAAGGGACAATCCCTCACGGGGCATTTGTTCCATTGGTCACAGAGGGAGAATACCACTGAAGAGTTGAATCACATGCTGGATTTAACCAAGGAAGATAGTCCGGAAGTTGTCCCTGATGGCTTGTTTCGCTATCAAACCTGGGCAGGATATTTACATCTGCATTTTGCAACAAATCCCCAGGTGCTGGAAGGTTTTCTTCAAAGTTGCTGGGATCACAAAGAATAA
- a CDS encoding FecCD family ABC transporter permease: MVQELPIKQQRSTVTLKREQNFLLLPLLAFLVLLALILGLSVGSVLLNQWGIIQDLFTGKSFVPPSVDLNHHYIIWDIRLPRVLLALLSGMGLGIAGASMQGILRNPLASPYTLGISSAAGFGASLSILLKNFVQTNLALEYHIFMIFCSFFFALGALAIVLVMSRKKGFKPSIMILSGISMMYLFSAGTSLIQFMASNDQLAQIVFWLMGSLMSADWTKVSLLSAVLLLVTPFLIKMSWSYNLLSSGEEVAQTLGINPGRVMIITALLSAFLTATIISFCGVIGFIGLVAPHMIRLLMGGDYRLIIPGSALGGALILSLSDTLSRSLFAPMELPIGVVTAFIGVPFFISLLMQRRMS; encoded by the coding sequence TTGGTTCAGGAGTTACCAATCAAACAGCAGAGATCTACAGTTACCCTTAAGAGGGAACAAAACTTTTTATTATTACCACTCCTGGCCTTTCTTGTTCTTCTAGCACTAATACTAGGTTTATCTGTGGGATCTGTCCTGCTCAATCAATGGGGAATAATTCAAGATCTATTCACAGGAAAATCTTTTGTCCCTCCTTCTGTGGATCTTAATCACCATTATATAATATGGGATATTCGTCTACCTCGTGTATTGCTAGCCCTATTAAGCGGAATGGGATTAGGCATCGCAGGAGCGTCTATGCAGGGGATACTGCGCAATCCTTTAGCCAGTCCTTATACGCTTGGGATATCATCAGCCGCTGGTTTTGGAGCCTCTTTATCTATATTACTCAAGAACTTTGTCCAGACTAATTTAGCTTTAGAATACCATATCTTCATGATATTCTGTTCTTTCTTCTTTGCTCTGGGAGCCTTGGCTATTGTTCTTGTAATGAGTAGAAAGAAAGGATTTAAACCTTCCATCATGATCCTAAGCGGGATATCTATGATGTATCTGTTCTCAGCGGGAACTTCTCTTATTCAATTTATGGCCTCCAACGACCAGTTAGCCCAAATCGTCTTTTGGCTAATGGGAAGTCTAATGAGCGCTGATTGGACCAAAGTAAGCCTATTGTCTGCTGTATTGCTACTGGTTACTCCCTTTTTAATTAAAATGTCATGGAGTTATAACTTACTTTCTTCAGGAGAAGAAGTGGCACAAACCCTGGGGATCAACCCTGGGCGCGTTATGATTATAACAGCTTTGTTGTCCGCTTTTTTAACGGCAACTATCATTAGTTTTTGTGGGGTTATCGGATTCATCGGCCTCGTAGCCCCTCATATGATCAGATTACTTATGGGTGGAGATTATCGTCTTATTATACCAGGTTCTGCCTTAGGGGGAGCTTTGATATTAAGTTTGTCTGATACCTTATCACGAAGCTTGTTTGCCCCTATGGAGCTCCCTATTGGTGTTGTAACAGCCTTTATTGGGGTGCCTTTCTTTATATCCCTCCTTATGCAGAGAAGGATGAGTTAA
- a CDS encoding TIGR03943 family putative permease subunit, with protein sequence MKIDIDKLIKILITGCLAIYLFFLVSTQVSHQFLHPRMDKYLVIAIVLLGILTITQLNKIFASQTSPRRYSLILFVLPLTVGFQTEPASLQSSIAQNRGVKVSQGTTVFSDSSLQTPSLDEQLASVNQYLNSNTQTQNIPAVPQQNKVSQYFDQPQVNTDGLLEITPSNYMNTMYSIFEDPEAKKGQRIKLSGFVMRADELTKEQFILSRLTITCCVADASLVGLVCEYPDADSVFPEEGWFEIEGTLTIDDVDTMPFPIIKIAQYKTIAQPAPSNQYVF encoded by the coding sequence ATGAAAATTGATATAGATAAGTTAATCAAAATTCTGATTACAGGCTGTCTGGCGATTTACTTGTTCTTTTTGGTAAGCACACAGGTGAGTCACCAATTCCTCCATCCCAGAATGGATAAGTATTTGGTTATTGCGATTGTTCTATTAGGTATATTGACCATTACCCAGTTAAACAAAATATTTGCCTCCCAGACCAGTCCCAGAAGATATAGCTTAATACTTTTTGTATTACCCCTCACTGTTGGCTTCCAAACAGAGCCTGCCTCCCTACAGAGTTCTATTGCCCAAAATCGGGGAGTTAAGGTTAGTCAGGGAACAACTGTGTTTTCAGATAGTAGTCTCCAGACCCCTTCCCTTGATGAACAGCTCGCCTCTGTCAATCAGTATCTGAATAGCAATACTCAGACACAAAACATTCCGGCAGTACCACAACAAAACAAGGTTTCCCAGTATTTTGATCAGCCCCAAGTAAATACAGATGGACTGTTGGAAATAACACCTTCTAACTATATGAACACCATGTATAGTATCTTTGAGGATCCGGAAGCTAAAAAAGGACAAAGGATCAAGTTAAGCGGCTTTGTTATGAGAGCAGATGAGCTAACAAAGGAGCAATTCATCTTGTCTCGTTTAACGATAACTTGTTGTGTAGCCGATGCCTCTCTTGTGGGATTAGTCTGTGAATATCCTGATGCTGATTCTGTATTTCCCGAAGAAGGTTGGTTTGAAATAGAAGGAACTCTGACTATTGATGATGTGGATACCATGCCTTTTCCTATCATTAAGATAGCTCAATACAAGACAATCGCCCAACCGGCCCCCTCTAATCAGTATGTATTTTAG